A single Vulpes lagopus strain Blue_001 chromosome 3, ASM1834538v1, whole genome shotgun sequence DNA region contains:
- the DNTTIP2 gene encoding deoxynucleotidyltransferase terminal-interacting protein 2 isoform X1, whose translation MRARRLFDALPARRNGGRPRWLQASRMVVTRSGWHPPAREATLAEDSPQKTSAKRIHTHPKGRKECLPVDPTTAESQSTRKQSPASRTPKTRKRKSGTTVSLPEINKPCTDGEISEAESNCSSVSELQDLILRVTRRRQILVACTPVPSVKKRPKITPAHQSPTEENDDSEAESHVSGISRIVVPTLKSTRTRRGKAKSVTDPSQDLHTEAISDAESSNSNISSFSGVATMRTRSMQKKLQAQTEEIDNDVVPENEKHIIKTPINSEDSDTRQATCLLARSVSQINEPDFYNNEIYNDFDDDSYHINSEKKRTVQKRRFNKKEEKQPSVGPLKDITKQNCKNLNEEAKGIVDEEKEINKNNSQLESLSEPQDTGIQGLVSQRHSTPQSNKTTSELSNLNCESIMKSLAQTFAVVEVDRWNEEKESTIKTGDFTEFGNGGSDEEECTVTGISKDGNEGKDVDFECTVTSISKDGNEGKDVDFECTVTSISKDGNEGKDVDFEREAKLFKSEFHASLDKGDSVFLVLSSDESQQSENSENEEDTVCFVENNGQKESLNGESENMSCDNALFVIDTTPGLSTDKHFYLDERDKASEVATEEEKEEEEDEESEEPSDHDRNEFSDEDDLLNSTKSKLLKLTSSSIDPGMSIKQLGGLYINFNANKLQSNKRTLTQIKEKKKNELLQKAVITPDFEKNYCVPPYSESKHQLQKKRRKERQKTAGDGWFGMKAPELTNELKNDLKALKMRASMDPKRFYKKNDRDGFPKYFQIGTIVDNPADFYHSRIPKKQRKRTIVEELLADSEFRRYNRRKYAEIMAEKAANAAGKKFRKKKKFRN comes from the exons ATGAGGGCGAGGCGCCTCTTTGACGCACTTCCGGCGCGCCGGAACGGAGGCAGGCCGAGGTGGCTGCAAGCGAGCAGGATGGTGGTGACCCGGTCGGGGTGGCATCCGCCCGCGAGGGAGGCCACGTTGGCCGAAGACTCCCCACAGAAG ACTTCTGCTAAAAGAATTCACACACATCCAAAAGGCAGGAAGGAATGTCTACCTGTCGACCCAACTACTGCTGAATCACAAAGCACTAGGAAACAAAGTCCAGCTTCTAGAACTCCTAAaaccagaaagaggaagagtggAACTACAGTCTCATTACCTGAAATAAACAAACCATGTACTGATGGAGAGATCTCTGAAGCAGAGTCAAATTGTTCTTCTGTGTCTGAGCTGCAGGATCTCATTTTAAGAGTAACTAGGAGACGGCAGATCTTAGTTGCATGCACCCCAGTGCCCAGTGTTAAGAAAAGGCCGAAAATAACACCAGCACATCAGTCTCCTACTGAAGAAAACGATGACTCCGAAGCTGAATCACATGTCTCGGGTATTTCTAGAATTGTGGTGCCTACATTAAAATCTACAAGGACCAGAAGAGGTAAGGCTAAATCCGTAACAGATCCAAGCCAAGATTTACATACAGAAGCTATTTCTGATGCTGAATCATCAAACTcaaacatttcttcattttctggagTTGCAACTATGAGAACAAGAAGTATGCAGAAGAAACTACAGGCACAAACTGAGGAGATAGATAATGATGTTGtaccagaaaatgaaaagcatatcATAAAAACACCTATAAATTCAGAGGATTCAGATACCAGACAAGCAACCTGTTTACTAGCAAGATCTGTTTCTCAGATAAATGAGCCAGATTTCTATAATAATGAAATTTATAATGACTTCGATGATGATTCCTACcacataaattcagaaaaaaaacgAACGGTGCAAAAACGCCGttttaataaaaaagaggaaaaacagccCAGTGTTGGACCTCTGAAAGATATAACAAAACAGAATTGTAAGAATTTAAATGAAGAAGCTAAAGGAATAgtagatgaggaaaaagaaataaataagaataattctCAGTTGGAGAGCCTTTCTGAACCTCAGGACACTGGCATTCAGGGGTTAGTTTCTCAAAGGCATTCAACCCCCCAAAGTAACAAAACCACATCAGAACTCTCAAATCTGAACTGTGAGTCTATAATGAAATCATTAGCTCAAACATTTGCAGTGGTGGAAGTGGACAGAtggaatgaagagaaagagagcaccatAAAAACAGGTGACTTCACAGAATTTGGTAATGGTGGTAGTGATGAAGAAGAGTGCACAGTTACCGGTATCAGCAAAGACGGGAATGAAGGAAAGGATGTAGATTTTGAGTGCACAGTTACCAGTATCAGCAAAGACGGGAATGAAGGAAAGGATGTAGATTTTGAGTGCACAGTTACCAGTATCAGCAAAGACGGGAATGAAGGAAAGGATGTAGATTTTGAGCGTGAAGCCAAACTATTCAAGTCTGAGTTCCACGCATCCCTGGACAAAGGTGATTCTGTTTTCTTAGTTCTCAGCAGTGATGAAAGCCAACAGTCTGAAAACAGTGAGAATGAAGAGGACACTGTGTGTTTTGTTGAAAATAATGGTCAAAAGGAGTCATTAAATGGAGAATCAGAAAATATGTCATGTGACAATGCATTGTTTGTAATTGACACAACTCCTGGATTGAGTACCGATAAACATTTTTACCTCGATGAGAGAGATAAGGCAAGTGAGGTTGCcactgaggaagaaaaagaggaggaagaggatgaagaaagTGAAGAACCATCAGACCATGACAGAAATGAGTTTAGTGATGAAGACGACTTACTAAATAGCACAAAGTCTAAACT tctgaAGTTGACAAGCAGCAGCATAGACCCTGGTATGAGTATCAAGCAGTTGGGTGGTTTGTATATTAATTTCAATGCAAACAAACTACAGTCGAACAAGAGAACCCTAACACAgatcaaggagaaaaagaaaaatgag cttttgcAGAAAGCCGTCATCACTCCTGATTTTGAAAAAAACTACTGTGTCCCACCATATAGCGAATCAAAGCATCAACTTCAGAAAAAACGCAGA aaagaACGACAGAAAACAGCAGGTGATGGCTGGTTTGGTATGAAAGCTCCAGAATTGACAAATGAACTAAAAAATGATCTCAAAGCACTGAAGATGAGAGCTAGCATGGACCCAAAAAGGTTTTACAAGAAAAATGATAGGGATGGCTTCCCCAAGTACTTCcag ATTGGAACCATTGTTGACAATCCAGCTGACTTCTATCATTCGCGAATTcccaaaaaacaaaggaagagaactATTGTGGAAGAACTGCTGGCTGATTCTGAGTTCAGAAG gtacAATCGAAGGAAGTATGCGGAGATCATGGCTGAAAAAGCAGCAAATGCGGCAGGAAAGAAGTTtcgaaagaagaaaaaatttcgCAATTAA
- the DNTTIP2 gene encoding deoxynucleotidyltransferase terminal-interacting protein 2 isoform X2: MRARRLFDALPARRNGGRPRWLQASRMVVTRSGWHPPAREATLAEDSPQKTSAKRIHTHPKGRKECLPVDPTTAESQSTRKQSPASRTPKTRKRKSGTTVSLPEINKPCTDGEISEAESNCSSVSELQDLILRVTRRRQILVACTPVPSVKKRPKITPAHQSPTEENDDSEAESHVSGISRIVVPTLKSTRTRRGKAKSVTDPSQDLHTEAISDAESSNSNISSFSGVATMRTRSMQKKLQAQTEEIDNDVVPENEKHIIKTPINSEDSDTRQATCLLARSVSQINEPDFYNNEIYNDFDDDSYHINSEKKRTVQKRRFNKKEEKQPSVGPLKDITKQNCKNLNEEAKGIVDEEKEINKNNSQLESLSEPQDTGIQGLVSQRHSTPQSNKTTSELSNLNCESIMKSLAQTFAVVEVDRWNEEKESTIKTGDFTEFGNGGSDEEECTVTGISKDGNEGKDVDFECTVTSISKDGNEGKDVDFEREAKLFKSEFHASLDKGDSVFLVLSSDESQQSENSENEEDTVCFVENNGQKESLNGESENMSCDNALFVIDTTPGLSTDKHFYLDERDKASEVATEEEKEEEEDEESEEPSDHDRNEFSDEDDLLNSTKSKLLKLTSSSIDPGMSIKQLGGLYINFNANKLQSNKRTLTQIKEKKKNELLQKAVITPDFEKNYCVPPYSESKHQLQKKRRKERQKTAGDGWFGMKAPELTNELKNDLKALKMRASMDPKRFYKKNDRDGFPKYFQIGTIVDNPADFYHSRIPKKQRKRTIVEELLADSEFRRYNRRKYAEIMAEKAANAAGKKFRKKKKFRN; this comes from the exons ATGAGGGCGAGGCGCCTCTTTGACGCACTTCCGGCGCGCCGGAACGGAGGCAGGCCGAGGTGGCTGCAAGCGAGCAGGATGGTGGTGACCCGGTCGGGGTGGCATCCGCCCGCGAGGGAGGCCACGTTGGCCGAAGACTCCCCACAGAAG ACTTCTGCTAAAAGAATTCACACACATCCAAAAGGCAGGAAGGAATGTCTACCTGTCGACCCAACTACTGCTGAATCACAAAGCACTAGGAAACAAAGTCCAGCTTCTAGAACTCCTAAaaccagaaagaggaagagtggAACTACAGTCTCATTACCTGAAATAAACAAACCATGTACTGATGGAGAGATCTCTGAAGCAGAGTCAAATTGTTCTTCTGTGTCTGAGCTGCAGGATCTCATTTTAAGAGTAACTAGGAGACGGCAGATCTTAGTTGCATGCACCCCAGTGCCCAGTGTTAAGAAAAGGCCGAAAATAACACCAGCACATCAGTCTCCTACTGAAGAAAACGATGACTCCGAAGCTGAATCACATGTCTCGGGTATTTCTAGAATTGTGGTGCCTACATTAAAATCTACAAGGACCAGAAGAGGTAAGGCTAAATCCGTAACAGATCCAAGCCAAGATTTACATACAGAAGCTATTTCTGATGCTGAATCATCAAACTcaaacatttcttcattttctggagTTGCAACTATGAGAACAAGAAGTATGCAGAAGAAACTACAGGCACAAACTGAGGAGATAGATAATGATGTTGtaccagaaaatgaaaagcatatcATAAAAACACCTATAAATTCAGAGGATTCAGATACCAGACAAGCAACCTGTTTACTAGCAAGATCTGTTTCTCAGATAAATGAGCCAGATTTCTATAATAATGAAATTTATAATGACTTCGATGATGATTCCTACcacataaattcagaaaaaaaacgAACGGTGCAAAAACGCCGttttaataaaaaagaggaaaaacagccCAGTGTTGGACCTCTGAAAGATATAACAAAACAGAATTGTAAGAATTTAAATGAAGAAGCTAAAGGAATAgtagatgaggaaaaagaaataaataagaataattctCAGTTGGAGAGCCTTTCTGAACCTCAGGACACTGGCATTCAGGGGTTAGTTTCTCAAAGGCATTCAACCCCCCAAAGTAACAAAACCACATCAGAACTCTCAAATCTGAACTGTGAGTCTATAATGAAATCATTAGCTCAAACATTTGCAGTGGTGGAAGTGGACAGAtggaatgaagagaaagagagcaccatAAAAACAGGTGACTTCACAGAATTTGGTAATGGTGGTAGTGATGAAGAAGAGTGCACAGTTACCGGTATCAGCAAAGACGGGAATGAAGGAAAGGATGTAG ATTTTGAGTGCACAGTTACCAGTATCAGCAAAGACGGGAATGAAGGAAAGGATGTAGATTTTGAGCGTGAAGCCAAACTATTCAAGTCTGAGTTCCACGCATCCCTGGACAAAGGTGATTCTGTTTTCTTAGTTCTCAGCAGTGATGAAAGCCAACAGTCTGAAAACAGTGAGAATGAAGAGGACACTGTGTGTTTTGTTGAAAATAATGGTCAAAAGGAGTCATTAAATGGAGAATCAGAAAATATGTCATGTGACAATGCATTGTTTGTAATTGACACAACTCCTGGATTGAGTACCGATAAACATTTTTACCTCGATGAGAGAGATAAGGCAAGTGAGGTTGCcactgaggaagaaaaagaggaggaagaggatgaagaaagTGAAGAACCATCAGACCATGACAGAAATGAGTTTAGTGATGAAGACGACTTACTAAATAGCACAAAGTCTAAACT tctgaAGTTGACAAGCAGCAGCATAGACCCTGGTATGAGTATCAAGCAGTTGGGTGGTTTGTATATTAATTTCAATGCAAACAAACTACAGTCGAACAAGAGAACCCTAACACAgatcaaggagaaaaagaaaaatgag cttttgcAGAAAGCCGTCATCACTCCTGATTTTGAAAAAAACTACTGTGTCCCACCATATAGCGAATCAAAGCATCAACTTCAGAAAAAACGCAGA aaagaACGACAGAAAACAGCAGGTGATGGCTGGTTTGGTATGAAAGCTCCAGAATTGACAAATGAACTAAAAAATGATCTCAAAGCACTGAAGATGAGAGCTAGCATGGACCCAAAAAGGTTTTACAAGAAAAATGATAGGGATGGCTTCCCCAAGTACTTCcag ATTGGAACCATTGTTGACAATCCAGCTGACTTCTATCATTCGCGAATTcccaaaaaacaaaggaagagaactATTGTGGAAGAACTGCTGGCTGATTCTGAGTTCAGAAG gtacAATCGAAGGAAGTATGCGGAGATCATGGCTGAAAAAGCAGCAAATGCGGCAGGAAAGAAGTTtcgaaagaagaaaaaatttcgCAATTAA